A genome region from Erigeron canadensis isolate Cc75 chromosome 3, C_canadensis_v1, whole genome shotgun sequence includes the following:
- the LOC122592801 gene encoding cyclic nucleotide-gated ion channel 17-like produces MELNKEKIVRFYANDKQKKDFVWGRSEPLHLEKSSSGYNGLTLLPKSNFGMGKVNGNPNSKPGTSNLFPEDHEPWQKRILDPGSEIVLKWNRIFIVSCLLALFIDPLYFYLPGVVGDQDSWCVKTDLNLRIVVTTFRTLADLFYILHMAIKFRTAYVAPSSRVFGRGELVMDPKKIARRYIRTDFFIDLIATLPLPQFVIWFIIPATRSSRANHNNNALALIVLLQYIPRLYLIFPLSSELVKATGVVTKTAWAGAAYNLMLYMLASHVLGAAWYLLSIDRHMSCWKSICNLEKASCKASYLDCGSINHSDRRNWANVTNAFKRCTANDDSPFNFKYGIFESAVQKNVISSNFFHKYFYCLWWGLQQLSSYGQNLSTTTFIGETSFAILIAIVGLVLFAHLIGNMQTYLQSLTMRLEEWRLRRRDTEEWMRHRQLPEDLRKRVRRFVQYKWVATRGVHEEAILHGLPADLRRDIQRHLCLDLVRRVPFFSQMDDQLLDAICERLVSSLSTEGAYMVREGDPVTEMFFIIRGRLESSTTNGGRTGFFNSIIMRPGDFCGEELLAWALHPKSTVNLPSSTRTVRSLTEVEAFALRAEDLKFVANQFRRLHSKKLQHTFRHYSHHWRTWAACFIQAAWRRHKRRTMARYLSTMESFVDHHEHDDDDDDDDDDEHDQSHHQVDQENEQSHGPTAQVESNLGVTILASRFAANTRRGIARRLKSEGRLPKLQKPEEPDFSVEPDIS; encoded by the exons GGGAAAAGTCAACGGAAATCCTAATTCGAAACCTGGAACAAGTAATTTATTTCCCGAGGATCATGAGCCATGGCAAAAGCGGATACTTGATCCGGGTAGTGAGATTGTGTTAAAGTGGAACCGGATTTTTATTGTATCTTGCTTGTTGGCATTATTTATCGATCCATTGTATTTCTATTTGCCTGGTGTGGTAGGAGACCAAGACTCATGGTGTGTGAAAACGGACTTGAATCTGCGAATAGTTGTTACTACTTTTCGTACTCTGGcagatttgttttatatattacatatgGCAATTAAGTTTAGGACAGCTTATGTTGCTCCTAGCTCTCGGGTTTTTGGGAGAGGTGAGCTTGTTATGGATCCTAAGAAGATTGCCAGAAGATATATTAGAACTGATTTTTTCATTGATCTAATTGCAACGCTTCCTCTCCCGCAG TTTGTTATCTGGTTCATCATACCAGCAACGAGGAGCTCACGGGCCAATCACAATAATAACGCCCTTGCGTTGATTGTACTATTACAATATATTCCGAGATTATATCTAATTTTTCCTTTAAGTTCTGAATTGGTCAAAGCAACAGGAGTGGTGACAAAAACTGCTTGGGCAGGGGCTGCATATAATTTAATGTTGTACATGTTGGCTAGTCAT GTATTGGGTGCAGCTTGGTATCTGCTATCCATTGATCGACACATGTCGTGCTGGAAATCTATTTGCAATCTTGAAAAAGCTTCATGTAAAGCTAGTTATCTGGATTGCGGCTCCATCAATCATAGTGATCGCAGAAATTGGGCAAATGTGACCAATGCGTTCAAGAGGTGCACTGCTAATGATGATTCACCCTTCAACTTTAAGTATGGAATATTTGAAAGTGCAGTGCAAAAAAATGTCATATCCTCGAATTTCTTTCACAAATACTTCTATTGTTTATGGTGGGGATTACAACAACTAAG TTCATATGGGCAAAACTTGTCAACTACCACATTCATAGGGGAGACATCATTTGCAATACTCATTGCCATTGTTGGTCTTGTTTTGTTTGCACACCTGATTGGCAACATGCAG ACATACCTACAATCATTAACCATGAGACTTGAAGAATGGAGGCTTAGGCGAAGAGATACTGAGGAGTGGATGAGACACCGTCAACTGCCTGAAGATTTGAGAAAACGTGTTAGGCGTTTTGTTCAATATAAGTGGGTTGCAACTCGAGGAGTACATGAAGAAGCTATCCTTCATGGCTTACCTGCTGATCTTCGACGGGATATCCAACGCCACTTGTGCTTGGACCTTGTTCGCCGG GTTCCGTTCTTTTCGCAGATGGATGACCAATTACTGGATGCCATATGCGAGCGTCTCGTTTCATCTTTAAGCACCGAAGGTGCATACATGGTTCGTGAAGGAGATCCTGTAACAGAGATGTTTTTCATTATTAGAGGCAGACTCGAAAGCTCCACAACAAATGGAGGCCGGACGGGCTTCTTTAATTCCATCATAATGAGGCCTGGAGATTTTTGTGGTGAAGAACTTCTTGCGTGGGCTTTACATCCAAAGTCAACAGTCAACTTACCATCTTCAACCCGAACTGTGCGATCTCTTACAGAAGTAGAAGCTTTTGCCCTACGAGCTGAAGATCTCAAATTTGTTGCAAATCAGTTCAGAAGACTGCATAGCAAGAAATTGCAGCATACTTTTAGACATTATTCCCACCATTGGAGGACATGGGCCGCTTGCTTTATACAGGCTGCTTGGAGAAGACATAAAAGGAGGACCATGGCGAGATACCTTTCAACAATGGAGTCTTTTGTTGATCACCATGAacacgatgatgatgatgatgatgatgatgatgatgaacatGATCAAAGTCATCACCAAGTGGATCAAGAAAATGAGCAGTCTCATGGTCCAACAGCTCAAGTTGAGTCAAACCTAGGGGTCACCATATTGGCATCAAGGTTTGCTGCAAACACAAGAAGGGGAATTGCTCGGAGGCTTAAAAGTGAAGGCAGGTTACCTAAACTGCAGAAACCGGAAGAACCTGACTTTTCTGTTGAGCCGGATATCAGTTAG